Proteins from one Mycobacteriales bacterium genomic window:
- a CDS encoding aconitate hydratase — MVSADSFGARGTLSIGDASYEIHRLSAVDGAERLPFSLKILLENLLRTEGGADITADDVRALAGWDPAAQPDREIRFSPARVVMQDFTGVPAVVDLATMREAMRDLGGDPAKINPLAPAELVIDHSVVADLFGTPDSFTRNVELEYERNYERYQFLRWGQGAFDDFKVVPPGTGIVHQVNIEYLARVVFTRDGAAYPDTLVGTDSHTTMVNGLGVLGWGVGGIEAEAAMLGQPVSMLIPRVVGFRLDGELPDGSTATDLVLTITQMLRKHGVVGKFVEFYGPGVGAVPLANRATIGNMSPEYGSTCAIFPVDAETLRYLRFTGRPDEQVALVEAYAKEQGLWHEPDSEPVFSETLSLDLSTIVPSLAGPKRPQDRVALSDAKSSFRVALADYADGDDGIRSTVDEGVAETFPASDPVAVDGGNGAGTPAAAPSAPVSGRPSKPTKVTLEDGTETEVDHGAVVIAAITSCTNTSNPSVMIGAALLAKNAVERGLQRRPWVKTTLAPGSKVVMDYYERAGLTPYLDKLGFNLVGYGCTTCIGNSGPLLEPVSAAVNDSDLAVVSVLSGNRNFEGRINPDVKMNYLASPPLVVAYALAGSMDVDITTEPLGTGSDGQPVYLRDIWPSAAEVQEVVDTSIASEMYTRDYADVFAGDERWTSLPTPTGDTFAWAADSTYVRKPPYFDGMDRQPSPVTDVAGARVLAKLGDSVTTDHISPAGAIKADSPAGRYLSEHGIERRDFNSYGSRRGNHEVMIRGTFANIRLRNQLVPGVEGGATRNLLTGEQTTIYDASVAYAEAGVPLLVLAGKEYGSGSSRDWAAKGTALLGVRAVLAESYERIHRSNLIGMGVLPLQYAEGETAESLGLTGEETFDVVGVEAMNGGDVPRTVTVRADGREFQAVVRIDTPGEAEYYRHGGIMPYVLRSLL, encoded by the coding sequence ATGGTCAGCGCAGACTCTTTCGGGGCCCGGGGCACTCTGTCGATCGGCGACGCGTCGTACGAGATCCATCGCCTGTCGGCGGTCGACGGCGCCGAGCGGCTGCCGTTCAGCCTCAAGATCCTCCTGGAGAACCTGCTGCGGACCGAGGGCGGCGCGGACATCACCGCGGACGACGTCCGGGCGCTGGCCGGCTGGGATCCCGCGGCCCAGCCGGACCGGGAGATCCGCTTCTCCCCCGCCCGGGTCGTCATGCAGGACTTCACCGGCGTGCCCGCGGTGGTGGACCTCGCCACCATGCGCGAGGCCATGCGCGACCTCGGCGGCGACCCGGCCAAGATCAACCCGCTGGCCCCGGCGGAGCTGGTCATCGACCACTCGGTGGTGGCGGACCTGTTCGGGACGCCGGACTCGTTCACCCGCAACGTCGAGCTGGAATACGAGCGGAACTACGAGCGCTACCAGTTCCTGCGCTGGGGTCAGGGTGCATTCGACGACTTCAAGGTCGTCCCGCCCGGCACCGGCATCGTGCACCAGGTCAACATCGAATACCTGGCCCGCGTGGTGTTCACCCGCGACGGCGCGGCCTACCCCGACACGCTGGTCGGCACCGACTCGCACACCACGATGGTCAACGGCCTCGGCGTGCTGGGCTGGGGCGTCGGCGGCATCGAGGCCGAGGCGGCGATGCTGGGCCAGCCGGTCTCGATGCTCATCCCGCGGGTGGTCGGCTTCCGCCTCGACGGCGAGCTGCCCGACGGCTCCACCGCGACCGACCTGGTCCTGACGATCACGCAGATGCTGCGCAAGCACGGCGTGGTCGGCAAGTTCGTCGAGTTCTACGGTCCCGGCGTCGGCGCCGTCCCGCTGGCCAACCGGGCCACGATCGGCAACATGTCCCCGGAGTACGGGTCGACCTGCGCGATCTTCCCGGTGGACGCGGAGACCCTGCGCTACCTGCGCTTCACCGGCCGCCCGGACGAACAGGTCGCCCTGGTCGAGGCGTACGCGAAGGAGCAGGGACTCTGGCACGAGCCCGACTCCGAGCCGGTCTTCTCCGAGACCCTCTCGCTCGACCTCTCCACGATCGTGCCGTCGCTGGCCGGCCCGAAGCGGCCGCAGGACCGGGTCGCGCTCTCCGACGCGAAGAGCTCGTTCCGGGTCGCCCTCGCGGACTACGCGGACGGCGACGACGGCATCCGGTCCACTGTGGACGAAGGGGTGGCCGAGACGTTCCCGGCCTCCGATCCGGTCGCGGTGGACGGCGGCAACGGCGCGGGCACGCCGGCCGCGGCGCCCTCGGCCCCGGTCAGCGGGCGGCCGTCGAAGCCGACCAAGGTCACGCTCGAGGACGGCACCGAGACCGAGGTCGACCACGGCGCGGTCGTCATCGCCGCGATCACCTCGTGCACCAACACGTCCAACCCGTCGGTCATGATCGGCGCCGCCCTGCTGGCGAAGAACGCGGTCGAGCGCGGGCTGCAGCGCCGCCCCTGGGTGAAGACGACGCTGGCGCCGGGGTCCAAGGTCGTCATGGACTACTACGAGCGGGCCGGCCTGACGCCCTACCTGGACAAGCTCGGCTTCAACCTCGTCGGCTACGGCTGCACGACCTGCATCGGCAACTCCGGCCCGCTGCTGGAGCCGGTGTCGGCGGCGGTCAACGACTCCGACCTCGCGGTGGTGTCGGTGCTCTCCGGCAACCGCAACTTCGAGGGCCGGATCAACCCCGACGTGAAGATGAACTACCTCGCCTCTCCCCCGCTCGTCGTGGCGTACGCGCTGGCCGGCTCCATGGACGTCGACATCACGACCGAGCCGCTCGGCACCGGGTCGGACGGGCAGCCGGTCTACCTGCGCGACATCTGGCCCTCGGCGGCCGAGGTGCAGGAGGTCGTGGACACCTCGATCGCGAGCGAGATGTACACCCGGGACTACGCCGACGTCTTCGCCGGCGACGAGCGCTGGACCTCGCTGCCGACGCCGACCGGCGACACGTTCGCCTGGGCCGCCGACTCGACGTACGTACGGAAGCCGCCGTACTTCGACGGCATGGACCGGCAGCCCTCGCCGGTCACCGACGTCGCCGGCGCGCGGGTGCTGGCCAAGCTGGGTGACTCGGTGACCACCGACCACATCTCCCCGGCCGGCGCGATCAAGGCCGACTCCCCGGCCGGGCGTTACCTGTCCGAGCACGGGATCGAGCGGCGCGACTTCAACTCCTACGGCTCCCGCCGCGGCAACCACGAGGTGATGATCCGCGGCACCTTCGCCAACATCCGATTGCGCAACCAGCTGGTGCCGGGCGTCGAGGGCGGCGCGACCCGCAACCTGCTCACCGGCGAGCAGACGACCATCTACGACGCGTCCGTGGCGTATGCGGAGGCCGGGGTCCCGCTGCTCGTGCTGGCCGGCAAGGAGTACGGCTCGGGCTCCTCGCGGGACTGGGCGGCCAAGGGGACGGCGCTGCTGGGCGTCCGCGCGGTGCTGGCCGAGTCCTACGAGCGGATCCACCGCTCCAACCTCATCGGCATGGGCGTCCTGCCCCTGCAGTACGCGGAGGGCGAGACGGCCGAGTCGCTCGGGCTCACCGGCGAGGAGACCTTCGACGTGGTCGGGGTGGAGGCGATGAACGGCGGCGACGTGCCGCGGACGGTGACCGTCCGCGCCGACGGCCGGGAGTTCCAGGCGGTCGTGCGGATCGACACCCCCGGTGAGGCCGAGTACTACCGGCATGGCGGGATCATGCCGTACGTGCTGCGATCGCTGCTGTGA
- a CDS encoding DEAD/DEAH box helicase, translated as MLTGLQRRGISTPFPIQSKTLPDALAGRDLLGRAETGSGKTLAFGLPMLARLMADRTRRSPGAPAGLVLVPTRELAGQVQDALSPLGQPNGVRVLAVYGGASMGRQISALRRGVDLLVATPGRLLDLIRQGECNLGSVEITAIDEADHMADLGFLPDVTTILDMTVPGGQRLLFSATLDRGVDRLARAYLTDPVAIAVASASTPVTGMDHLAFTVRHEDKVPVLGQIVSRPARTLVFVRTKHGADRLAKQLAREGTEAGAIHGNLAQNARQRALDAFSAGRTRVLVATDVAARGIHVDDVDLVVHYDPPADHKDYLHRSGRTARAGAKGTVLSMLLPEQARDAGRLFERAGLDVPVTPVGPGHDAVTALGRSGEPIVVREPEPSAPRSSSTRSGRPNRGRRPGQRPGRPDQRRSAPAA; from the coding sequence TTGCTGACCGGGCTGCAGCGGCGCGGCATCAGCACGCCGTTCCCGATCCAGTCCAAGACGCTGCCGGACGCGCTGGCCGGTCGTGACCTGCTCGGCCGGGCCGAGACCGGCTCCGGCAAGACACTGGCCTTCGGCCTGCCGATGCTGGCCCGGCTGATGGCCGACCGCACCCGGCGCTCGCCCGGTGCCCCGGCCGGCCTCGTCCTGGTGCCGACCCGCGAGCTGGCCGGACAGGTCCAGGACGCGCTGTCGCCGCTGGGCCAGCCCAACGGCGTCCGGGTGCTCGCGGTCTACGGCGGCGCCTCGATGGGCCGGCAGATCTCGGCCCTGCGCCGCGGCGTCGACCTGCTGGTCGCCACCCCGGGCCGGCTGCTCGACCTCATCCGGCAGGGCGAGTGCAACCTCGGCTCGGTCGAGATCACCGCGATCGACGAGGCCGACCACATGGCCGACCTCGGCTTCCTGCCCGACGTGACCACGATCCTGGACATGACCGTGCCCGGCGGCCAGCGGCTGCTGTTCTCGGCCACCCTGGACCGGGGCGTGGACCGGCTGGCCCGCGCGTACCTGACCGACCCGGTCGCGATCGCGGTCGCCTCGGCGTCGACGCCGGTCACCGGGATGGACCACCTCGCGTTCACCGTCCGGCACGAGGACAAGGTCCCGGTGCTGGGCCAGATCGTCTCCCGGCCGGCCCGCACGCTGGTCTTCGTCCGCACCAAGCACGGCGCCGACCGGCTGGCCAAGCAGCTGGCCCGGGAGGGCACCGAGGCCGGCGCGATCCACGGCAACCTGGCCCAGAACGCGCGGCAGCGGGCGCTGGACGCGTTCTCCGCCGGGCGCACCCGGGTGCTGGTCGCGACCGACGTCGCGGCCCGGGGGATCCACGTCGACGACGTCGACCTGGTCGTGCACTACGACCCGCCGGCCGACCACAAGGACTACCTGCACCGCTCCGGCCGTACGGCCCGGGCCGGCGCGAAGGGCACCGTCCTGTCGATGCTGCTGCCGGAGCAGGCCCGCGACGCGGGCCGGCTGTTCGAGCGGGCCGGGCTGGACGTGCCGGTGACGCCGGTCGGCCCGGGCCACGACGCGGTCACCGCGCTCGGGCGCTCGGGCGAGCCGATCGTGGTCCGCGAGCCGGAGCCGTCGGCGCCGCGGTCGTCCTCGACCCGGTCCGGCCGCCCCAACCGCGGTCGCCGTCCGGGTCAGCGCCCCGGCCGTCCCGACCAGCGGCGCTCGGCCCCCGCGGCCTAG
- a CDS encoding DNA alkylation repair protein, which produces MTEDSARALVEAVRAALRAVADPAAAEPMRAYMKSDMPFLGVPMPARTAALRPVLTAHPITDPAGWRSTVLALWREATHREERYAALAIARRYPRYLQADAPASLALLDEIVVTGAWWDFVDDTAIRLVGPLLLQHPDPVRPALRTWARDPDRWRRRTAVICQIGAKDRTDVALLTEAIEATLADPDFFLRKGIGWALRQHARLDPDWVRAFADTHDLSPLSRREALKHL; this is translated from the coding sequence GTGACGGAGGACTCAGCCCGGGCGCTGGTGGAGGCGGTCCGGGCGGCGTTGCGGGCGGTGGCGGATCCGGCGGCGGCGGAGCCGATGCGGGCGTACATGAAGTCGGACATGCCGTTCCTGGGCGTGCCGATGCCGGCCCGGACCGCGGCGCTGCGGCCGGTGCTGACGGCGCACCCGATCACGGACCCGGCCGGCTGGCGGTCGACGGTGCTGGCGCTCTGGCGGGAGGCCACCCACCGCGAGGAGCGGTACGCGGCGCTCGCGATCGCCCGCCGGTACCCGCGGTACCTGCAGGCCGACGCGCCGGCCTCGCTCGCGCTGCTGGACGAGATCGTGGTCACCGGCGCCTGGTGGGACTTCGTCGACGACACCGCGATCCGGCTGGTCGGGCCGCTGCTTCTCCAGCACCCGGACCCGGTGCGGCCGGCCCTGCGCACGTGGGCCCGGGACCCCGACCGGTGGCGGCGGCGGACCGCGGTGATCTGCCAGATCGGGGCCAAGGACCGGACCGACGTCGCGCTGCTGACCGAGGCGATCGAGGCCACTCTCGCCGACCCGGACTTCTTCCTGCGCAAGGGGATCGGCTGGGCGCTGCGACAGCACGCCCGGCTCGACCCGGACTGGGTCCGGGCCTTCGCCGACACCCACGACCTCAGCCCGCTCTCCCGCCGCGAGGCGCTGAAACACCTCTAG